The genomic window GCTGGAACCCGATCGCCGCGTATGACAACATCCCGATCCTGGGCTGGCTCCTCCTCCGCGGCAAGTGCCGCCGCTGCGGCCTGCCGATCTCCCCGCGATACCCGCTCATCGAGCTGCTGGTGGCCGTCCTCTTCGTCGCGATCTTCGTGGTGGACGTGGTCTACGGCCCCCGCGGCCGGTACGGCTACGAGATCGGCGTCCCGCTGGCCACCTGGTTCTACCACGCCATCCTCGTCTCCCTCCTCGTGGCGGCGACGTTCATCGACTACGACCTGTACATCATCCCGGACTCGATCACCCTGACCGGCATGATCCTGGGCGTGGCCGGCGGCTGGATCCTGCCGGAGATCCGCCCGGCCCCCTCCACGGCGGCCACCTACTGGCAGGGCCTGGCCGTCGGGCTCGGCGGGCTGCTGGTCGGCGGGGGGTTGATGGAGTTCGTCCGGAGAGTGGCCAACCTGGTCTACTCGGCGATCCTCAGCATCGGCAATCGCCGCGTGACCTCGGGCGAGGCCATGGGTTTCGGCGACGTGACGCTGATGGCGATGATCGGCGCGTTCCTCGGCTGGCAGGCGGCGTTGCTGACGTTCTTCATCGGCCCGTTCTTCGGACTCGGCACGGCGCTCGTGAAAATCGTCAATAAGTACCGGAAGCTGATTGCGGGACGCCAATTATCCGTGACCGATCGCGAAGTCCCTTTCGGGCCCTATCTTTGCGCAGGGGCCCTGTTCCTGGTCCTCACCTGGCGATGGCTCTGGCCCGGCTGGGCGGCCGGCTTGTTCGACACCTTCCGCTGGATCTTCTGGTTCCTGCTGGGCGTGAATGCGGGCCCGCCGTACTGAGTCGACTCCTCCCCCTCCCGGCCCTCCTTGATGGATTGAGGCGTCCGATGGCGTACCAGTACAAGCGGCGAAGGCCGTCGATCGTGAGGAACTTCTGGGTCTACCGCCGGCTCGTCGGCTTCGCCGTCCTCCTCGGCGTGCTCCTCTGGTTCGTCTGGGTGAACGACACCGTCGTCACGGTGTCGTTCCCGTTCCGCCTCGGCGAGCTGAGCAGCCGCCTGGGCGTCGTCATCCTCCTGAGCGCGCTCTTCGGGTCGCTCATGACCATCCTGATCGGCACCATCGTCGTCGCCCGACGCCGCATCTGGGGCGGCCAGGCCGCCGACCCGCCGGGAGTCAGCGGTACTGGCGCCCCGACCGAGGACGACCTGCCGCCCCCCGACTACGCCTCCAAGACCGGCGACGGGTTCACCGGGACGAAGTGGACGGGTTGAACCGACGGCGGGGCCTGCCGGAGAACATCCGCGAGGCAGCGATCCCGATCCGGCAACGGTAAGAGCCTGTCCCATAAGCGACGCTTCCTGGAAGCCTTGTGAAAAAGCCGGCCGACGTGGGCGGCTATCCTGGAGTTCGCAACCGGAGGCATGCATGAGAGTCGTATCGCTGAGCGTCGGCCTCCCGCGCCAGGTCGAGTGGGAAGGCAGCACCGTCCTCACCTCGATCTTCAAGGAGCCGGTCGACCGCCGCCTGCGGGTCTCGAGGCTCAATTTCGAGGGCGATGAGCAGTCGGACCTGACGGTGCACGGCGGCGTGGACAAGGCCGTGTACGCCTACCCGGCCGAGCACTACGACGCATGGCGCCGGGAGCTGCCGGAGGTCGAGTTCTCCTGGGCCGCCTTCGGCGAGAACCTCACCGTCGAGGGGCTCTTCGAGGACGTGCGCATCGGCGATCGGTTCCGCATCGGGACGGCGGAGTTCGCCGTCACCCAGCCGCGCCTGCCCTGCTACAAGCTCGGCATCCGGTTCGGCCGCAAGGACATGCTGAAGCGCATGCTCCAGAACGGCCGCACCGGCTTCTACTTCGCCGTCGCGGCCGAGGGCGAGGTCGGCCCCGGAGATGCCATCGAGCCGATCGAGCGACTGACGGAAGGCCTGACCGTCGCCGACGTGGTCCGGCTCTACACGGTCGACGCGAAGAACCAGGAGTTGCTCCTCCGCGCGACGCAGACGCCCGGTCTGCCCGAGAGCTGGAAGGAGTACTTCCGAAAGCGGCTACGCAATCCGAACGCCTGATAGAGCTCGGCCTCGGACAGCGATACCGGGGGCAAGTCCACCCTTACCCCTCGATTTCATGCGAGCCCAGGGGCCATTTTGGTCGGCACACACATCTCCGAAAGGTTGCCCGGAACCGAGGCCCCCCCATGGCGACTCGGAGCGGTCGAGGAAATGGATCGGGAGGAGGTCCCGTTCTATCAAGAAGGGGCCACGATCCGCAGCCCGTCAAGATGACGGAGACGGAGAGCGAACGATGATCCGCCCGGTACTCTTGCTCTCGATCCTCCTGATTTGCGTCCCGGCCTGGGCGTCCGACGGCCCTCCGGACGCGGGCAAGGCTGTCCGCAAGGTGGCCATGAAGTCGATGCCACCGTACGGTCCCTACCACGTCGCCGACCCCGCCAGGCACAGGAGCATGCCCAATCCGCGGGGTGGCGACATGGCACGGGCCATGATCAGCCTCTTCCGGCCGGTCCCCCCCGACCGGGCCCTGTACTTCGCCGCGCTCGACGACGACCCCGGGAACGACCTCTACCCGAGGCAGGGGTGGTGGGTCTACGTCCGCGACGTCGTGCCCCTGCCGGGCGGCGGATGGGAGGCCGAGGTCGCGGTCAAGGTCTCGTTCGACCAGGACCGCATGACGGGCCCGGGGTTCCCCCAGGTCAACGTGGAGTACATCGAGCGGTACCGCTTCGCCGGTGCGGGGCTGGAATACCTCGGCGGGCATGCGGAGGATCCCACCGGCCTCGGCCCCCGGATCGCGGTCCATCACTTCTGAGGCCCGCGGCGTCGTTTGCCGTCGACCGGCCCGCCGCCTGGGGCGGGCCGGCCGGTCCTACGCGTCGCCCTTCTTGCAGGGAACCAAAGGGTCGGGGACCGATTCCAAAGGGTGGAAGTGTAGCGGGAGGCAGTCCTATCGAGCACCACGCGTCCCGGCCGTCAGGTGGGCTATGTCGGTCCGAGCCAGTACCATCGCGGTAGGTCCGCCCTGGCCTCCCGCGCGTCGTCAGAATCGGCCCGTTCCGCGATCGCGACCGGGCCGACGTCAAAGATCCGACCGGCCTCTAGCCGATGAGAAACACGAGACGGTGGCGCCTTCGGGATCGACCCTTCAACCGCGAGAAGCCGTGGACGCTCATTCGACGCGACGAATGCATGCCCGGCGGGTGGGCCTGACGGCCGCGATGGCCGCGGTCCTGGCAGCGACGGGCTGCGCGAATCGCGGGAATATCCTCACGGGGGATCCGCCGGCGTCGCAGATGAAGACGTCGCTGAGCCACGTCCAGTATGAGAACGAGAAGCTGCGGTCGGAGCTGGCGAAGGTGAAGGAGGAGAACCGCGGCCTGGACGATCAGCTCGTGCAGGAGCGGCTCCACAACGGCGACCTCGCCGCCCGGCTCGACGACGCGAGGAACCTGCTGCGGGACCGGGGCATCGACGGCGGGTCGAAGCTGAGCGCACGGTCGGAGGGACGAGGCTCCGGGGACGACCCGGACGGCTCCCTGTCCGGGCCGGTCGCCAGGCCGGCCGGCCGCAAGACCGTCAAGAAGCGTAAGCCCCCCGCGGCGAGCATCTCCGGCGACCTGGACGACCTGCCGACGGCGTCCGACCGCGACGACACGTCGGGGGGGACGATCTCGCTCAACGACCCGACGCCCCTGCGGACCGAGACGCCCATCCGATCCCGGTCCGGCGACCGCGGCGGCGTGGCGGACGAGGCCGACGACGAGGACAAGATCCAGTGGCACCCCGTCGCATCGAGCCCCGAAGCCGCGGGCCTGCCTCGGCGCTGATTGCGAGGCGGGGAAGGGGTCTGCTAGGATCGTCGGTTCGGAGCTTGCCCCGGTGGCTCGACGGCGTGGCCAAACGCCCTCAGGCTCCCCTGGTCTGGTGAAGGGCCGTATCCCGCTTCCCACCTGGCAACGTGGGGATGCAGAGGGTGGGTCCGAGCGCCACGGCCCGGAAGATGCACCCCCCTCTGACTCCCCCTTCGTAAGGGGGAGAACCGGATTTGGCGTCGGTTGCGGGGGCTCCGGGGCAGACTCTCATTGCCACGCTCCTCCGACGAAGGCCGGCCGCCATGATCGCGATCATCGACTACGGGATGGGGAACCTCCGCAGCGTCCAGAAGGCCGTGGAGGCCGTCGGCGGCCACGCCGAGGTCACTTCGGATCCGACCCATATCCGCAAGGCGAGCCACGTGATCCTGCCCGGCGTGGGGGCCTTCGAGGATGCGATGGCGGAGCTGCGTCGAACCGGGCTGGGCGACGCGTTCGTCGAGGCGGTGCGATCCGGCAAGCCCTGCCTGGGCGTCTGCCTGGGGCTCCAGCTCCTCTTCGACGCGAGCGAGGAGGACGGGGAGCATAGGGGCCTGGGCCTGCTCCCCGGGAGGGTCGTCCGGTTCCGGTCGCACCCGGGCCTGAAGGTGCCGCACATGGGCTGGAACACGCTGAAGAAGCGCCGGCCCGTGCCGCTGCTGGAAGGGCTCGGGCCGGAGCCCTCGGTCTACTTCGTGCACTCGTACCACGCGGCCCCCGCCGATCCCGGGGACGTCGCCGCCGAGGCCGAGTATCCGGAGCCGTTCGCGGCCCTCGTCTGGCGGGACAACCTGATGGCCTGCCAGTTCCACCCGGAGAAGAGCCAGGCCGTCGGCCTGCGGATGTACGCGAATTTCGCGGCACTCACCTGAGCCGCGGGGCGGATGGCGCGGGCCTCCCGATCGGGCCGGATCCGTCCGCGGACTCGGCCCGGGTCGGTCCTTGCGGGGGCCCTGCGCCGGGTATAGAGTGAAGCGAGTGCAAGGCTCTTTGTGGGTTTGGTGAAGATCCATGCGAGTGATCCCGGCGATCGACCTGCGGGCCGGCAAGTGCGTGCGGCTCCGCCAGGGCGATTACGACCGCGAGACGGTCTTCGGCGACGATCCGGCGGCGATGGCCGCACGCTGGGAGGCCGGCGGAGCGAGCCGCATCCACCTCGTCGACCTGGACGGGGCGAAGGCCGGCCGGCCCGTGAACGTGGATGCGGTCCGGGGGATCCTGGGGCGGGTCTCCGTCCCTTGCCAGCTCGGCGGCGGCGTGCGAGACGGGGCGACGATCTCGGCCTGGCTCCAAGCGGGGCTGGAGCGCGTGATCGTCGGCACCCAGGCGCTGCGCGACCCGGACTGGTTCGTGTCGATGCTCGAGGCGTATCCGCAACGGCTCGTCCTGGGGCTGGACGCCCGCGAGGGGAAGGTCGCGACGGAGGGCTGGCTGGAGACGTCCTCGGTGGACGCCGTCACCCTGGCCCGCCGCTTCGACGGCCTGCCGCTGGCGGCGATCATCTACACGGACATCGCCCGCGACGGCACGCTCGACGGCCCGAACCTGGAGGCGACCCGAGCCCTGGCGGAGAGCACGCGGACCCCCGTCATCGCGTCGGGGGGCGTGGGGACGCTTGCGGACCTGGAGCGGCTGAAGGCCCTGCCGATCGACGGGGTCATCGTGGGGCGCGCCCTCTACGAGGGCCGATTCACGCTGGCCGAGGCGATCGCCGCGGCCGGGCCCCCCGAGCCGCCGGCGAGTCCGACCTGAGGCCGCCGACCGATCGACTCGGTCCCCTCGGGCCTGGATCTCCGCCTTGCCTGCACGTCGATGCGTTCCCGGGCAAGTCACCCTCCGATGCGGAGATCCGACCCATGACCACGACCTATCACATCGCCGACATCCGGAACGTCGCCCTGGCTGGACATGGGGCGTCGGGCAAGACCAGCCTTGCCGACGCCCTCCTCTTCGCCGCCGGCGCCATCAACCGCAAGGGCTCGGTCGACGACGGCACGAGCACCCTCGACATCGACGACGAGGAGAAGCGCCGGCATTTCACGATCGACTGCCACATGGGGCACCTCGCCTGGAACGGCAAGCAGGTCCACCTGATCGACTCCCCCGGCTATCCCGATTTCATCGGCAACGCCCTGAGCGCCCTGGCGGCGGTGGAGAACGTGGTCCTCGCCGTGTCCGGGCCCTCCGGGATCGAGGTCAACACGCGGCGGCTCTTCCAGGAGGCGAGGAAGCTCGGGCTGGGACGCTTCATCGCCGTGACGAAGATGGATGCGGAGAACGTGGACTACCGCGCCGACCTCGCCGCCATCCGCGAGACGTTCGGCAACCAGTGCGTCCCGTTCAACGTGCCCGTCGGCCAGGGGGCCTCGTTCCAGGGGGTCGTGGACGTCCTCCAGCAGCATGACGAGGACCCGGCGGGCTGCCCGCTGCCGCCGACCGAGGCCTACCAGATGGTCGTCGAGCAGATCGTCGAGTCCGACGAGGCGCTCATGAACCGTTACCTCGAGGGCGAGTCCATCGGCGTGGACGAGCTCCGCAAGGCGGCCCACGACGCGATCGCCGCCGGCAAGCTCGTCCCGGTGCTCTGCGTCTGCACCCGCAAGGACCTGGGCATCAAGGAGCTGCTGGACCTGGTCACGGTCTGCGGGCTCTCGCCGGAGGACGTCCATCGGTTCGGCACCCGCGGCGAGGGCGAGGGCCCGGAGGAGGAGATCACCCCGGCCGAGGACGGC from Aquisphaera giovannonii includes these protein-coding regions:
- a CDS encoding MOSC domain-containing protein, with the protein product MRVVSLSVGLPRQVEWEGSTVLTSIFKEPVDRRLRVSRLNFEGDEQSDLTVHGGVDKAVYAYPAEHYDAWRRELPEVEFSWAAFGENLTVEGLFEDVRIGDRFRIGTAEFAVTQPRLPCYKLGIRFGRKDMLKRMLQNGRTGFYFAVAAEGEVGPGDAIEPIERLTEGLTVADVVRLYTVDAKNQELLLRATQTPGLPESWKEYFRKRLRNPNA
- the hisH gene encoding imidazole glycerol phosphate synthase subunit HisH, with the translated sequence MIAIIDYGMGNLRSVQKAVEAVGGHAEVTSDPTHIRKASHVILPGVGAFEDAMAELRRTGLGDAFVEAVRSGKPCLGVCLGLQLLFDASEEDGEHRGLGLLPGRVVRFRSHPGLKVPHMGWNTLKKRRPVPLLEGLGPEPSVYFVHSYHAAPADPGDVAAEAEYPEPFAALVWRDNLMACQFHPEKSQAVGLRMYANFAALT
- the hisA gene encoding 1-(5-phosphoribosyl)-5-[(5-phosphoribosylamino)methylideneamino]imidazole-4-carboxamide isomerase encodes the protein MRVIPAIDLRAGKCVRLRQGDYDRETVFGDDPAAMAARWEAGGASRIHLVDLDGAKAGRPVNVDAVRGILGRVSVPCQLGGGVRDGATISAWLQAGLERVIVGTQALRDPDWFVSMLEAYPQRLVLGLDAREGKVATEGWLETSSVDAVTLARRFDGLPLAAIIYTDIARDGTLDGPNLEATRALAESTRTPVIASGGVGTLADLERLKALPIDGVIVGRALYEGRFTLAEAIAAAGPPEPPASPT
- a CDS encoding LapA family protein → MAYQYKRRRPSIVRNFWVYRRLVGFAVLLGVLLWFVWVNDTVVTVSFPFRLGELSSRLGVVILLSALFGSLMTILIGTIVVARRRIWGGQAADPPGVSGTGAPTEDDLPPPDYASKTGDGFTGTKWTG
- a CDS encoding prepilin peptidase; amino-acid sequence: MPMGPVMVILGVIVSLIGAVVGSFLNVCIYRLPWEKSVIWPASHCPRCWNPIAAYDNIPILGWLLLRGKCRRCGLPISPRYPLIELLVAVLFVAIFVVDVVYGPRGRYGYEIGVPLATWFYHAILVSLLVAATFIDYDLYIIPDSITLTGMILGVAGGWILPEIRPAPSTAATYWQGLAVGLGGLLVGGGLMEFVRRVANLVYSAILSIGNRRVTSGEAMGFGDVTLMAMIGAFLGWQAALLTFFIGPFFGLGTALVKIVNKYRKLIAGRQLSVTDREVPFGPYLCAGALFLVLTWRWLWPGWAAGLFDTFRWIFWFLLGVNAGPPY